Proteins encoded within one genomic window of Mycolicibacterium monacense:
- a CDS encoding TetR/AcrR family transcriptional regulator — MADPSTRSRILDATAELYRRQGMPATGLKQISAAAQAPFGSIYHHFPGGKEAISVEVIRREGIRYATFVGAQLAQIDPLDGIPELFEKAGRDLEAQDYSEACSIETIALEVASTNERLRVEAAEVFQSWLGGLAAWFGQLDLTEAECRRLAMITLTALEGAFVLCRTLRSVEPIVCAGHGVRAAVHAAVRKPV, encoded by the coding sequence ATGGCAGATCCGTCCACCCGCAGCCGGATCCTCGATGCGACGGCGGAGCTGTATCGCCGGCAGGGCATGCCCGCCACCGGCCTCAAACAGATCTCGGCCGCGGCGCAGGCGCCGTTCGGTTCGATCTACCACCACTTCCCCGGTGGCAAAGAGGCGATCAGCGTGGAAGTCATTCGCCGCGAAGGCATCCGATACGCCACGTTCGTCGGCGCGCAGTTGGCGCAGATCGACCCGCTCGACGGAATCCCCGAGTTGTTCGAGAAGGCCGGTAGGGATCTGGAGGCGCAGGACTACAGCGAAGCCTGTTCGATCGAGACGATCGCGCTGGAGGTGGCCAGCACCAACGAGCGGCTCCGGGTGGAGGCGGCGGAGGTGTTCCAGAGCTGGCTCGGCGGCCTCGCGGCGTGGTTCGGGCAACTCGACCTCACCGAGGCGGAGTGCCGCCGGTTGGCGATGATCACCCTGACGGCCCTCGAAGGCGCCTTCGTCCTGTGCCGCACCCTGCGCTCGGTCGAACCCATTGTCTGCGCGGGGCACGGGGTCCGGGCCGCCGTGCACGCGGCGGTTCGAAAGCCTGTCTAA
- a CDS encoding ABC-F family ATP-binding cassette domain-containing protein translates to MTATLVAKNVAGGFAHRTLFEGLDLTVAPGDVVGVLGANGAGKSTLLRILAGDLEPLDGIVSLAPADAFVGWLPQEHERVPGETVAAYIARRAGCTAATQAMEAAAAALAEPESASIPDPTAAYSAALDHWLATGAADLDERLPAVLADLGLDTDAVRPHSTPMTALSGGQAARVGLAALLVSRFDVVLLDEPTNDLDLDGLARLEQFVRDLRGGVVVVSHDREFLSRSVTHVLELDLAQNTTTVFGGGYESYLEEREIGRRHRREQYEEFAEKKADLVARARVQREWSSQGVRNAIRKAPDNDKLRRRAATESSEKQAQKVRQMESRIARLEEVAEPRKEWTLQFTIGAAPRSSSVVASLDNAVVRQGDHVLGPVSLQVDAGERIGITGPNGAGKSTLLRLLLGHRTPDEGRASLGANVAVGEIDQARADFTGPARLIDRFEEKVPTWSTADARTLLAKFGLRADHVERPVDDLSPGERTRAGLALLQARGTNVLVLDEPTNHLDLPAIEQLEQALETYDGALLLVTHDRRMLQNVRLDRTWRVDNGRVVEL, encoded by the coding sequence ATGACCGCAACGCTTGTCGCGAAGAACGTGGCCGGCGGATTCGCCCACCGCACCCTCTTCGAGGGACTGGATCTGACAGTGGCGCCCGGCGATGTGGTCGGAGTGCTCGGCGCCAACGGGGCAGGCAAGAGCACGCTGCTCCGCATCCTGGCGGGAGATCTCGAACCGCTCGACGGGATCGTCAGCCTCGCGCCTGCGGATGCGTTCGTCGGGTGGCTGCCGCAGGAGCACGAACGCGTGCCCGGTGAGACCGTCGCCGCCTACATCGCGCGCCGTGCGGGATGCACCGCGGCGACACAGGCGATGGAGGCGGCCGCCGCCGCCCTGGCCGAGCCCGAGTCGGCGTCGATCCCGGACCCGACCGCCGCCTACTCGGCGGCGCTGGATCACTGGTTGGCCACCGGCGCAGCCGACCTCGATGAACGACTGCCGGCGGTGCTGGCCGACCTGGGTCTCGACACCGACGCCGTGCGGCCGCACTCGACGCCGATGACCGCCCTGTCGGGTGGACAGGCGGCGCGGGTCGGGCTGGCCGCCCTCCTCGTCTCACGGTTCGACGTGGTCCTCCTCGACGAGCCGACCAACGACCTCGACCTCGACGGCCTCGCGCGGTTGGAGCAGTTCGTCCGTGATCTGCGGGGCGGCGTGGTGGTGGTCAGTCACGATCGTGAGTTCCTCTCTCGCAGTGTCACTCACGTCCTCGAGCTGGACCTGGCCCAGAACACCACGACCGTGTTCGGCGGCGGTTACGAGAGCTATCTGGAAGAGCGTGAGATCGGCCGCAGGCACCGGCGCGAACAGTACGAGGAGTTCGCCGAGAAGAAAGCCGATCTGGTGGCGCGCGCCCGCGTACAACGCGAATGGTCGAGCCAGGGCGTGCGCAACGCGATCCGCAAGGCGCCCGACAACGACAAGCTCCGTCGGCGTGCGGCCACCGAGTCCAGCGAGAAGCAGGCGCAGAAGGTGCGCCAGATGGAGAGCCGGATCGCCCGCCTCGAGGAGGTCGCCGAACCCCGCAAGGAGTGGACACTGCAGTTCACCATCGGCGCGGCCCCGCGGTCGAGTTCGGTCGTCGCCTCTCTCGACAATGCCGTTGTGCGGCAGGGTGATCACGTCCTGGGTCCCGTCTCGCTGCAGGTCGACGCCGGCGAGCGGATCGGCATCACCGGCCCCAACGGCGCGGGCAAGTCGACGCTGCTGCGGTTGCTGTTGGGACACCGCACGCCCGATGAGGGACGCGCGAGCCTGGGCGCCAACGTCGCGGTCGGCGAGATCGACCAGGCCCGAGCCGATTTCACCGGCCCGGCGCGACTCATCGACCGCTTCGAGGAGAAGGTGCCGACCTGGTCGACCGCCGACGCGCGCACGTTGTTGGCCAAGTTCGGGTTGCGGGCCGACCATGTGGAACGCCCGGTCGACGACCTGTCGCCGGGGGAGCGCACCCGGGCGGGGCTGGCACTGCTGCAGGCGCGCGGCACCAACGTGCTGGTCCTCGACGAGCCGACGAACCATCTGGACCTGCCGGCCATCGAGCAGCTCGAACAGGCCCTCGAAACCTACGACGGCGCACTGCTGCTCGTCACACACGACCGCCGCATGTTGCAGAACGTCCGGCTGGACCGCACGTGGCGGGTCGACAACGGCCGGGTCGTCGAGCTGTAG
- a CDS encoding cutinase family protein, whose translation MPVDRVTRRRYSAVAAATSTALAALATGAAPTASAAPRCPDIEVIFARGTDEPPGIGVVGTALVDALRPMVKGKTVGTYAVKYPASWDFSQVGLGATDASLRVQSTAAKCCGTEIVLGGYSQGAAVMDIVTTSPIAGLGFAAPMPAAVVPRIAAVTVFGNPSARVGQPLTRLSPVFGSRTADLCNTNDPICSLGRDFDAHVRYPQSGLVKLAAQWVTAQVRTRAARAPVSG comes from the coding sequence GTGCCGGTCGACAGGGTGACCCGACGCAGGTACTCGGCGGTGGCTGCGGCCACGTCGACGGCTCTTGCCGCCCTCGCGACGGGCGCAGCGCCGACCGCGTCGGCCGCTCCGCGCTGTCCGGACATCGAGGTGATCTTCGCTCGCGGCACCGACGAACCGCCCGGCATCGGTGTGGTCGGCACGGCCCTGGTCGACGCGCTGCGCCCGATGGTCAAAGGGAAGACCGTCGGCACCTACGCCGTGAAGTACCCGGCGTCGTGGGATTTTTCGCAAGTCGGCCTGGGCGCCACCGACGCGAGCCTGCGTGTCCAGTCGACCGCGGCGAAATGTTGCGGCACCGAGATCGTGCTCGGCGGTTACTCGCAGGGGGCCGCGGTCATGGACATCGTCACGACGTCCCCGATCGCCGGGCTCGGGTTCGCCGCACCCATGCCGGCCGCCGTCGTTCCTCGCATCGCGGCCGTCACCGTCTTCGGCAATCCGTCAGCCCGGGTCGGCCAGCCGTTGACCCGCCTGAGCCCGGTGTTCGGGTCCCGTACCGCGGACCTGTGCAACACCAACGATCCGATCTGCTCGTTGGGGCGGGACTTCGACGCGCACGTGCGCTACCCGCAGTCCGGTCTGGTGAAGCTGGCCGCCCAATGGGTGACCGCTCAGGTGCGGACGCGGGCTGCGCGTGCGCCCGTCAGCGGGTAA
- a CDS encoding pirin family protein has protein sequence MGRVSDVEVITSRAVPLGGPRAMTVRRTLPQRARSLIGAWCFVDHYGPDDVGHTGGMDVPPHPHTGLQTVSWLFDGEIEHRDSSGVRALVRPGELNLMTAGSGVAHSEVSTAATATLHGVQLWVALPEHARHLPRRFDHAVPAAVRIDGATVRVLLGTLAGHSSPVTAHSPLVGAEVVLDPHAELTVDVAPDFEHGVLVDIGPVVLDGTHLSRAVLGYVAPGADRLTLANPGDRPARVMLLGGTPFPEPVLMWWNFVGRSHEEIAAFRDEWEAESERFGRVEGYRGLVPRLPAPPMPTVRLKPRLSPPAGGDPSAWG, from the coding sequence ATGGGACGTGTGAGCGACGTCGAGGTCATCACCAGCCGCGCCGTGCCCCTCGGCGGGCCGCGGGCGATGACGGTGCGCCGCACCCTGCCCCAACGGGCCCGCTCCCTGATCGGTGCGTGGTGCTTCGTCGACCATTACGGACCCGACGACGTGGGCCACACCGGTGGGATGGACGTGCCGCCGCATCCGCACACCGGCCTGCAGACCGTCAGCTGGCTGTTCGACGGCGAGATCGAGCACCGGGACAGCAGCGGCGTGCGGGCGCTGGTCCGGCCCGGCGAGCTCAACCTGATGACCGCCGGATCCGGTGTGGCCCACTCCGAGGTGTCCACAGCGGCGACCGCCACGCTGCACGGTGTGCAACTGTGGGTGGCGCTGCCCGAACACGCCCGCCACCTCCCGCGGCGGTTCGACCACGCGGTCCCCGCAGCGGTCCGCATCGACGGCGCAACGGTCCGGGTGCTGCTCGGCACGCTCGCCGGTCACAGCTCCCCCGTCACCGCCCACTCCCCTCTCGTCGGCGCCGAGGTGGTCCTCGACCCGCACGCCGAACTGACCGTCGACGTCGCACCGGACTTCGAGCACGGCGTGCTCGTCGACATCGGCCCGGTCGTGCTCGACGGCACGCACCTGTCCCGCGCCGTCCTGGGGTACGTGGCGCCCGGGGCCGACCGCCTGACATTGGCCAATCCCGGGGACCGTCCCGCGCGGGTGATGCTGCTCGGCGGCACACCGTTTCCCGAGCCGGTGCTCATGTGGTGGAACTTCGTCGGGCGCAGCCACGAGGAGATCGCCGCCTTCCGGGACGAGTGGGAGGCGGAGTCCGAACGGTTCGGCCGCGTCGAGGGCTATCGCGGCCTCGTGCCACGCCTTCCTGCGCCGCCGATGCCCACGGTGCGCCTCAAGCCGCGGCTCTCCCCGCCGGCCGGCGGCGATCCCAGCGCCTGGGGATAG
- a CDS encoding MOSC domain-containing protein: protein MTNTDVTGKVSALRRYPVKSMLGEQCDALSLGPLGVAGDRRYAYIDEETGRVATAKNPRLWRRLLQCSSATGADGVVVTLPDGRTVPVAESDGPVSELVGRTVHLADERSAGAVVERSDPIDVLTHGLDADIEAALLEIAQGTPGGAFVDYSPVHLVTTATLDAVGLERAEAVRYRPNIVIETPAGCPPFIENDWVDATIRIGAVELRGTMPTPRCSVPTLEHGALARSPQSVRYPLEHNRVEAGDFGVLPCAGLYADVVTIGTVSEGDAVRIG, encoded by the coding sequence ATGACGAATACCGATGTGACCGGCAAGGTTTCCGCGCTCCGCCGCTACCCGGTGAAGTCGATGCTCGGCGAGCAGTGCGACGCGCTCAGCCTCGGTCCGCTCGGCGTGGCCGGCGACCGGAGGTACGCGTACATCGACGAGGAGACCGGGCGGGTCGCCACGGCCAAGAACCCCCGGCTCTGGCGCCGCCTGCTGCAGTGCTCGTCGGCAACGGGGGCCGACGGTGTCGTGGTGACGTTGCCCGACGGGCGCACCGTACCCGTGGCGGAGTCCGATGGGCCGGTGTCCGAATTGGTCGGCCGCACCGTCCATCTCGCCGACGAGCGTTCGGCGGGGGCGGTCGTCGAGCGATCCGATCCGATCGACGTGTTGACCCACGGCCTCGATGCCGACATCGAGGCGGCGCTGCTCGAGATCGCCCAGGGCACCCCCGGTGGGGCGTTCGTCGACTATTCGCCCGTGCACCTGGTCACCACCGCGACCCTGGACGCGGTGGGACTGGAGCGGGCCGAGGCGGTGCGTTACCGCCCGAACATCGTGATCGAGACGCCCGCCGGATGTCCGCCCTTCATCGAGAACGACTGGGTCGACGCGACGATCCGGATCGGCGCTGTGGAGTTGCGCGGCACGATGCCCACCCCGCGCTGCTCCGTGCCGACGTTGGAACACGGCGCGTTGGCGCGGTCACCGCAGTCGGTTCGGTACCCGCTCGAGCACAACCGGGTCGAGGCAGGCGATTTCGGCGTCCTGCCCTGCGCGGGGCTCTACGCCGATGTCGTCACCATCGGCACCGTCAGCGAAGGCGACGCGGTGCGGATCGGCTGA
- a CDS encoding glycoside hydrolase family 6 protein, translating to MSSAVGAVARWVAPFLTVAAVAGTAAVAEPVNVDPAPAVRLVSDANPLVGRPFYVNPASKAMRAVQGNSDPLLASVANTPTAYWMDHLSTPSVDSKYIADAQAAGTTPILALYGIPNRDCGSFAAGGFGSAGAYRAWIDGVAGAIGGGPAAVVLEPDALAMIDCLSPGQQQERLELIGYAVDTLTRNPATAVYVDAGHPRWVAADVMAGRLNQVGVAKARGFSLNTANFFTTEESIGYGQAVSGMTNGSHFVIDTSRNGVGPVDSDSWCNPPGRALGTPPTTATGHPQVDAFLWVKRPGESDGSCGGGAPSAGTFVAQYAIDLARTAGW from the coding sequence ATGTCCTCAGCTGTTGGTGCAGTCGCGCGGTGGGTCGCGCCGTTCCTGACGGTCGCGGCCGTCGCGGGTACGGCCGCCGTCGCCGAACCCGTGAACGTCGACCCCGCTCCGGCGGTGCGTCTGGTCAGCGATGCGAACCCGCTGGTCGGCAGGCCCTTCTATGTCAATCCGGCGTCCAAGGCCATGCGGGCGGTGCAGGGCAACTCGGACCCGTTGCTGGCTTCGGTCGCCAACACCCCGACGGCGTACTGGATGGATCACCTCTCCACCCCGTCGGTCGACTCGAAGTACATCGCCGATGCACAGGCCGCGGGCACCACGCCGATCCTGGCGCTGTACGGCATCCCCAACCGTGACTGCGGGAGCTTCGCCGCGGGCGGATTCGGCTCGGCCGGGGCGTATCGAGCGTGGATCGACGGCGTGGCCGGAGCCATCGGAGGGGGCCCGGCGGCGGTCGTCCTCGAACCCGACGCGCTGGCCATGATCGACTGCCTGTCACCGGGTCAGCAGCAGGAACGCCTCGAGCTGATCGGCTACGCCGTCGACACCCTGACCCGCAACCCGGCCACCGCGGTGTACGTGGACGCCGGTCATCCGCGCTGGGTGGCCGCCGATGTGATGGCCGGCCGGCTGAACCAGGTCGGCGTCGCCAAGGCGCGCGGCTTCAGCCTCAACACCGCCAACTTCTTCACCACCGAGGAGTCGATCGGCTACGGCCAGGCCGTCTCGGGGATGACGAACGGATCGCACTTCGTGATCGACACCTCCCGCAACGGCGTCGGACCGGTCGACAGCGATTCGTGGTGCAACCCTCCCGGCCGCGCGTTGGGCACCCCGCCCACGACGGCCACCGGCCACCCGCAGGTCGACGCCTTCCTGTGGGTCAAGCGTCCCGGTGAGTCCGACGGATCGTGCGGCGGCGGGGCGCCCAGCGCGGGCACGTTCGTCGCTCAGTACGCCATCGATCTGGCCCGCACCGCAGGCTGGTAG
- a CDS encoding N-acyl-D-amino-acid deacylase family protein: protein MFDLKIVGGTVVDGTGADRFRADVGVKDGKIVEVRRVPPGGDGLAGDAAVTLDATERIVAPGFVDIHTHYDGQVSWDSLLEPSSCHGVTTVVTGNCGVGFAPVRPGSEEWLIKLMEGVEDIPGSALTEGISWGWESYPEYLDVIGSRHFAVDVGSQIAHGSVRAYAMGERGARNEPATPEDIAAMAHLVRESIEAGALGFSTSRTIAHRAMDGEPVPGTFAAEDELFGLGRAMAAGGRAVFELAPQGAAGEDIVAPKRELEWMRRLGAEIERPLSFALIQVDADPNLWREQLEISADAHADGAMLYPQIAARPFGMLLGFPGHHAFTHRPTYRALKSELPREELAERLADPAVKAAILGESDLPVDTTRQFDGMFALVQHSLHRIYALGDPPDYEPTPDRTVASIAADRGEDPLATLYDLMLEDGAGSMLMLPFFNYADGNHDAIHEMLTHPAGVLGLSDGGAHCNLICDASYPTYLVTHWARDRHRGRKLSLEYVLRKQCRDTATLFGLTDRGTIEVGKRADLNVIDFDALTLHPARMAYDLPAGGNRLVQGASGYDATVVNGTVTRRFGRDTGARPGRLVRGAR, encoded by the coding sequence ATGTTCGACCTCAAGATCGTCGGAGGAACCGTGGTCGACGGCACCGGCGCCGACCGGTTCCGCGCCGACGTGGGCGTCAAGGACGGAAAGATCGTCGAGGTGCGCCGGGTGCCGCCGGGAGGCGACGGTCTGGCGGGCGATGCCGCGGTGACGCTCGACGCCACCGAACGGATCGTCGCGCCGGGCTTCGTGGACATCCATACCCACTATGACGGTCAGGTCAGCTGGGACAGTCTGTTGGAACCGTCCAGTTGCCACGGCGTGACCACGGTGGTCACCGGCAACTGCGGGGTGGGGTTCGCGCCGGTCCGGCCGGGCAGCGAGGAATGGCTGATCAAACTGATGGAGGGTGTCGAGGACATCCCGGGATCCGCGCTGACCGAGGGCATCTCGTGGGGTTGGGAGAGCTATCCCGAGTATCTGGACGTGATCGGGTCGCGGCACTTCGCGGTCGACGTCGGCAGTCAGATCGCGCACGGTTCGGTGCGCGCCTACGCGATGGGCGAGCGCGGCGCCCGCAACGAGCCGGCCACACCCGAGGACATCGCGGCGATGGCCCACCTCGTGCGCGAGTCGATCGAGGCCGGCGCGCTGGGGTTCTCCACCTCCCGGACCATCGCCCACCGGGCCATGGACGGGGAACCCGTGCCCGGCACCTTCGCCGCCGAGGACGAACTGTTCGGTCTCGGCCGCGCCATGGCGGCCGGCGGCCGCGCGGTGTTCGAACTCGCTCCGCAGGGTGCCGCGGGCGAGGACATCGTCGCGCCGAAGCGAGAACTGGAGTGGATGCGACGCCTCGGCGCCGAGATCGAACGCCCGTTGTCGTTCGCGTTGATCCAGGTCGACGCCGACCCGAACCTGTGGCGCGAACAGCTCGAGATCTCGGCCGACGCCCACGCCGACGGCGCGATGCTCTACCCGCAGATCGCCGCCCGGCCATTCGGCATGCTGCTCGGCTTCCCCGGCCATCACGCCTTCACCCACCGTCCGACCTACCGCGCGCTCAAGTCGGAACTGCCGCGTGAGGAGTTGGCAGAACGGCTCGCCGACCCGGCGGTGAAGGCGGCGATCCTCGGCGAATCCGATCTGCCGGTGGACACCACCAGACAGTTCGACGGCATGTTCGCCCTGGTTCAGCATTCACTGCATCGCATCTACGCACTCGGTGACCCGCCCGACTACGAACCGACGCCGGACAGGACCGTCGCGTCGATCGCCGCGGACCGCGGCGAGGACCCGTTGGCGACGCTGTACGACCTCATGCTCGAAGACGGTGCGGGCTCGATGCTGATGTTGCCGTTCTTCAACTACGCCGACGGCAACCACGACGCGATCCACGAGATGCTCACCCACCCCGCGGGTGTGTTGGGTCTGTCCGACGGCGGGGCGCACTGCAACCTGATCTGCGACGCCTCCTATCCCACCTATCTGGTCACCCACTGGGCCCGCGACCGCCACCGCGGTCGCAAATTGAGCCTCGAGTACGTCTTGCGTAAGCAATGCCGGGATACGGCAACACTTTTCGGGCTCACCGACCGCGGCACCATCGAGGTCGGCAAAAGGGCCGACCTCAACGTGATCGATTTCGACGCGCTGACCCTGCACCCGGCCCGGATGGCCTATGACCTTCCCGCGGGCGGGAATCGGCTGGTGCAGGGGGCCAGCGGTTATGACGCGACGGTCGTCAACGGCACCGTCACCCGCCGCTTCGGCCGCGACACGGGTGCGCGGCCCGGCCGGTTGGTGCGCGGCGCCCGCTGA
- a CDS encoding SDR family NAD(P)-dependent oxidoreductase, producing MELDKQIALVTGGTSGIGLASARLLAAEGAEVVVSGRDAERGAQAVAEIGGAVRFVQADMSDPQSVKDLAEQAGDVDILVNNAGVFPAAPTLDQDLASFETMFDTNVRGAYFLVAEVARGMVARGRGAIVNITSPAGDKGFPGTSAYGATKAALASLTRTWAAEFGANGVRVNSVSPGPTRTPGTADMGDFIDDVAGALPLGRTARPEEVAQAVLFLTSPRSSFVTGSTLYVDGGGSAV from the coding sequence ATGGAACTCGACAAGCAGATCGCGCTGGTGACCGGCGGGACATCGGGAATCGGCCTGGCCTCGGCGCGGCTGCTGGCCGCCGAGGGTGCCGAGGTCGTCGTCTCCGGACGCGACGCCGAGCGTGGGGCACAGGCCGTGGCCGAGATCGGCGGCGCGGTGAGGTTCGTGCAGGCCGATATGAGCGACCCTCAGTCGGTGAAGGACCTGGCCGAACAGGCCGGAGACGTCGACATCCTGGTCAACAACGCGGGGGTGTTTCCCGCCGCGCCGACGCTGGACCAGGATCTCGCATCCTTCGAGACCATGTTCGACACGAACGTGCGCGGCGCCTACTTCCTGGTGGCCGAGGTCGCCAGGGGCATGGTCGCGCGCGGGCGGGGCGCGATCGTCAACATCACCTCCCCGGCGGGCGACAAGGGCTTTCCCGGCACGTCGGCCTACGGCGCCACGAAGGCCGCGCTGGCCTCGCTGACCCGTACCTGGGCCGCGGAGTTCGGCGCCAACGGCGTTCGCGTCAACAGTGTCTCGCCGGGTCCGACGCGCACACCGGGGACCGCCGACATGGGCGACTTCATCGACGACGTCGCCGGGGCACTGCCGCTGGGCCGCACCGCGCGCCCCGAGGAGGTCGCTCAGGCGGTGCTGTTCCTGACGTCGCCGCGGTCGAGTTTCGTGACGGGGTCGACGCTGTACGTCGACGGCGGCGGCTCGGCGGTGTGA
- a CDS encoding alpha/beta fold hydrolase yields MLSVDLPSGPIAYDDTGGDGPVLVFGHGLLMDGRQWRKVIPLLPGYRCITPTLPMGAHTVPMNDGADLTQMGMANIVADFLDALDVDDVTLVLNDWGGGQFVITEGRDKRIGRLVLVSCEAFDNFPPKPARPAALLCRLPGGGWVLSRMLGTRFFRHSRQAYGGLAKSGLPDALFDEWFRPAVENAAIRRDLVRFATGAPPRRRLLELSGKLGTFDRPVLVVWAREDRMMPPAHADRLVELFPDARKVIVDDSWTLIPEDQPEAMARALREFVG; encoded by the coding sequence ATGCTTTCCGTGGATCTGCCCTCGGGACCCATCGCCTACGACGACACCGGCGGCGACGGACCGGTCCTGGTATTCGGTCACGGTCTGCTCATGGACGGGCGGCAGTGGCGCAAGGTCATCCCGCTGCTGCCCGGTTACCGGTGCATCACACCGACTCTCCCGATGGGTGCGCATACGGTGCCGATGAACGACGGCGCGGATCTCACCCAGATGGGAATGGCCAACATCGTCGCCGACTTCCTCGACGCGCTGGACGTCGACGACGTCACACTCGTCCTGAATGACTGGGGCGGCGGGCAATTCGTGATCACCGAGGGCCGTGACAAGCGCATCGGGCGGCTCGTGCTCGTATCCTGCGAGGCCTTCGACAACTTCCCGCCCAAGCCGGCCCGGCCGGCTGCCCTGCTCTGCCGGCTACCGGGCGGCGGCTGGGTCCTGAGCAGGATGCTCGGGACGCGCTTCTTCCGTCACAGTCGGCAGGCCTACGGCGGGCTGGCGAAGTCGGGGCTGCCCGACGCGTTGTTCGACGAGTGGTTCCGCCCCGCCGTCGAGAACGCCGCGATCCGGCGTGATCTGGTCCGGTTCGCCACCGGCGCGCCGCCGCGCCGCCGGTTACTCGAATTGTCCGGCAAACTCGGCACATTCGATCGCCCGGTGCTGGTCGTCTGGGCGCGTGAGGACCGCATGATGCCGCCGGCGCACGCCGACCGCCTGGTCGAACTGTTCCCCGACGCCCGGAAGGTGATCGTCGACGACTCCTGGACGCTCATTCCCGAGGACCAACCGGAGGCGATGGCCCGGGCTCTGCGCGAGTTCGTCGGTTGA
- a CDS encoding tryptophan-rich sensory protein: MAGRTAESTSASTLLLPVAVSLATAATLLVNYLANGLPINGQTTGEVTRRFEVYFVPAGYVFSIWSVIYLGLIAYSVYLSLSLARRRSDSGAARAIAPWYLLTAAANCSWLFAWHHNRFPLSMLLMLVLLGALIVIYRLQAARPPVSTVERWTVHIPFRVYLGWISVATIANATITLDDAGWSGFGLSEPTWGVIMVLVAAALGLTMTFLHRDIAYALVLVWALIGIAVRLHETTAILVVALAGAAALALSVLVIALRDRTDQRRNLASSAPSSSNKA; the protein is encoded by the coding sequence ATGGCCGGTCGGACCGCCGAGTCGACATCGGCGTCGACACTGTTGTTGCCGGTGGCGGTCAGCCTGGCGACGGCAGCCACACTGTTGGTCAACTACCTCGCCAACGGGTTGCCGATCAACGGCCAGACCACCGGCGAGGTCACCCGCCGCTTCGAGGTGTACTTCGTGCCCGCGGGTTACGTGTTCTCGATCTGGAGCGTCATCTACCTCGGCCTGATCGCCTACAGCGTCTACCTGAGCCTCAGCCTGGCCCGAAGGCGGTCGGACAGCGGCGCGGCGCGGGCGATCGCACCCTGGTACCTGCTGACCGCCGCGGCCAACTGTTCATGGCTGTTCGCCTGGCACCACAACCGTTTTCCGCTGAGCATGCTGCTGATGCTGGTGCTGCTGGGCGCCCTGATCGTCATCTACCGCCTACAGGCCGCCCGCCCACCGGTTTCGACGGTGGAGCGGTGGACGGTGCACATCCCGTTCCGGGTGTATCTCGGCTGGATCTCGGTGGCCACGATCGCCAACGCCACCATCACGCTCGACGACGCGGGCTGGTCCGGCTTCGGCCTGTCCGAGCCCACCTGGGGCGTGATCATGGTGCTGGTCGCGGCCGCGCTCGGACTGACGATGACGTTCCTGCACCGCGACATCGCCTACGCGCTGGTGCTCGTCTGGGCGCTGATCGGCATCGCGGTGCGCCTGCACGAGACCACCGCGATCCTGGTCGTGGCGTTGGCCGGTGCGGCGGCGCTGGCCCTGAGCGTGCTCGTCATCGCCCTGCGCGACCGAACCGATCAGCGCCGAAACCTCGCCAGTTCGGCGCCGAGCTCGTCGAACAAGGCCTGA
- a CDS encoding SCO6745 family protein, with product MSEDDVRDPAATAGAAIEQAVAVFMLHPQTYGGSVAAGYQNPLAGYVAGRGGVLGDATGATVSAVFAVFEPTGLSAMWDEGIAVRGAAGAAEVYWEQTAEFGRKYLSGAEGLERLAALGEKLIAATPTTALPLFAGWRAMPLAADAPARALQVMFVLRELRAGLHFNALSLSGITPIEAHMLNKGPQYAAMFGWPEPFADGADKKDRYAEIEQATNRRMAELCASALDPDEAAELARLSTEALAWLKANVPR from the coding sequence ATGAGCGAAGACGATGTGCGCGATCCCGCCGCGACCGCGGGAGCGGCCATAGAGCAGGCGGTCGCGGTGTTCATGCTGCACCCGCAGACCTACGGCGGGAGCGTCGCCGCGGGGTACCAGAACCCGCTGGCCGGTTATGTCGCCGGTCGTGGCGGCGTCCTGGGTGATGCCACCGGCGCCACCGTCAGCGCGGTGTTCGCCGTGTTCGAACCGACCGGGTTGTCGGCGATGTGGGACGAGGGGATCGCCGTGCGGGGCGCCGCCGGTGCGGCAGAGGTGTATTGGGAGCAGACGGCGGAGTTCGGGCGGAAGTATCTGTCCGGGGCCGAGGGTCTTGAGCGGCTCGCGGCGCTCGGCGAGAAGCTGATCGCTGCGACCCCCACGACGGCGCTGCCGTTGTTCGCCGGGTGGCGTGCGATGCCGTTGGCCGCCGACGCACCCGCCCGCGCGCTGCAGGTCATGTTCGTGCTGCGCGAGTTGCGCGCCGGGCTGCACTTCAATGCGCTGTCCCTCTCGGGCATCACGCCGATCGAGGCGCACATGCTCAACAAGGGGCCGCAGTACGCCGCGATGTTCGGTTGGCCCGAACCGTTCGCCGACGGTGCCGACAAGAAGGACCGCTACGCCGAGATCGAGCAGGCGACCAACCGGCGGATGGCCGAGCTCTGCGCATCCGCCCTCGACCCGGACGAGGCGGCCGAACTGGCCCGGTTGAGCACCGAGGCGCTGGCGTGGTTGAAGGCGAACGTCCCGAGGTGA